Proteins from a genomic interval of Corythoichthys intestinalis isolate RoL2023-P3 chromosome 3, ASM3026506v1, whole genome shotgun sequence:
- the LOC130913529 gene encoding PR domain zinc finger protein 12-like, which produces MAELYRTESSKIDTGDKEVKSRRGRGGVLMRIRESLMLTEDGGDVVCGGGSWRPRESRKSSCSARPHAAGAGSLCPLGPAGPLLSEVITSDVVHSFLYGRWRRVHGEQQLTHDATASTSPKTAFTAEVLAQSFSGEVQKLSSLVLPSEVIIAQSSIPGEGLGIFSKTWIKAGTEMGPFTGRLVSPEHIDFYKNNNLMWEVFNSDGGVRFFVDASQEEQRSWMTYIKCARNEHEQNLEVVQIANAIFYKALQTIPPDQELLVWYGNSQNTFLGIPGIPGGDDEQAKKSKSDDFHVCDSSSSSSSSSSGSSGGLGRMRCVICHRGFNSRSNLRSHMRIHTLDKPFVCRFCNRRFSQSSTLRNHVRLHTGERPYKCHVCQSAYSQLAGLRAHQKSARHRPATGGACSGRPLLLVHDERTPPPHPASLVHHIPGMVL; this is translated from the exons ATGGCTGAACTGTATAGAACCGAAAGTTCTAAAATAGATACGGGGGACAAAGAGGTGAAGAGTAGAAGAGGGCGGGGAGGAGTGTTAATGCGAATTAG GGAGTCACTGATGTTGACGGAGGATGGCggtgatgtggtgtgtggtGGGGGTTCCT GGAGACCAAGAGAAA GCCGGAAGTCGTCGTGCTCCGCCAGGCCTCACGCTGCCGGCGCGGGCTCTCTCTGTCCCCTCGGCCCCGCGGGTCCGCTTCTGTCAGAGGTGATCACGTCGGACGTGGTGCACAGCTTCCTGTATGGACGCTGGAGGCGCGTGCACGGGGAGCAGCAGTTGACACACGACGCGACGGCGAGCACGAGCCCCAAAACAGCCTTCACGGCCGAAGTGCTCGCTCAGTCTTTCTCTGGAG AGGTTCAAAAGTTGTCCAGCTTGGTTCTTCCCAGCGAGGTGATCATTGCGCAAAGTTCCATTCCAG GAGAAGGTCTGGGAATTTTCTCAAAGACTTGGATCAAGGCTGGAACTGAAATGGGTCCGTTTACTGGACGCCTCGTTTCTCCGGAACACATCGACTTCTACAAGAACAACAATCTCATGTGGGAG GTGTTCAACAGTGATGGCGGAGTGCGTTTCTTCGTGGATGCAAGCCAGGAAGAGCAACGCAGTTGGATGACGTATATCAAATGCGCTCGTAATGAGCATGAGCAGAACCTTGAAGTTGTGCAGATAGCCAACGCCATTTTCTACAAGGCACTGCAG ACTATCCCTCCTGACCAGGAGCTACTAGTCTGGTATGGAAATTCCCAAAACACCTTCCTAGGAATTCCTGGAATTCCAGGAGGTGATGACGAGCAGGCAAAGAAAAGCAAAAGTG ATGATTTCCATGTCTGCGACAGCTCATCGTCATCTTCCTCCTCGTCATCGGGTTCATCAGGTGGTCTGGGCCGCATGCGCTGCGTCATCTGCCACCGTGGCTTCAACTCTCGCAGCAACCTGCGCTCGCACATGCGGATCCATACACTGGATAAGCCATTTGTCTGTCGCTTCTGCAATCGTCGCTTCAGCCAGTCATCCACGTTGCGCAACCATGTACGTCTGCACACGGGTGAGCGCCCGTACAAATGCCACGTTTGCCAGTCGGCGTACTCTCAGCTGGCGGGTCTGCGTGCCCACCAAAAGAGCGCAAGGCACCGTCCAGCCACTGGAGGCGCCTGTTCCGGAAGGCCCCTTCTCTTGGTTCATGATGAGCGCACCCCTCCGCCGCATCCTGCTTCCCTAGTCCACCACATTCCAGGCATGGTTCTCTAA